The window CGGCGCGGCGGGAGCTGGGGCAACTGGTTCGCCGAGCAGGACGACCGGCGCGAGGTGGAGTGGCACGCCGTGATCGGCGTCCTGATGGTCGTAGTCGGCCTCTTCGGCGTCATCGCCGAGCTGCTCTAGAAGCTCGATCCCGGCAAGTCGCACGACGGCGCGTCCGGCCGGTCGGCGCCTTGCGTTCCGAGCCCGTCGGGCCGACCTTGTGGGCGCGTGGACGGCGTCCACCTCCGGCCGAACCACCCCGCGTATTCGGTGTATCTTCGCACATGCTTTCCGAGCTGCGCATACGCAACTTCGCCCTGATCGACCGCCTGTCGGTGCGGCTGGGCCCTGGGCTCAACGTGCTCACGGGCGAGACCGGCGCCGGCAAGTCGATCATCGTGGGCGCCCTCTCGCTGCTGCTGGGCGAGCGCGCCAGCGCCGACGTGGTACGCGCCGGCGAGGAGCGCGCGTCGGTAGAAGGCGTGTTCGACGTGACCGGCCGCGACGACCTGCTGCGCGAGCTGGACGAGCGCGGGCTGGAGGCGGAAGACGGTCTGGTGGTGCTCAAGCGCGAGGTGGCGGTGGAGGGGCGCAACCGCGCCTGGATCAACGGTTCACCCGTCACCGCGTCGGTGCTCGGCGACCTGGGCCGCGCGCTCGTGGACCTGCACGGCCAGCACGAGCACCAGACGCTGCTGCGGCGAGACGAGCAGCGCGCCATCCTCGATGCGTACGCCGGCAACGAGGCCGCGCTCGCCGCCGTCTCCGCCGCGCACCGTGCCCACGGCGCGCTCCGCCGCGAGCTGGACGCGCTGGAGGAGCGCCGCCGCAGCGCGGGCGAGCGCGCCGACTTCCTCCGCTTCCAGGCCGACGAGATCGAGAAGGCGTCGCTCAAGCCCGGCGAAGAGGAGGAGCTGGAAGACGAGGCGCGCCGCCTCTCGCACTCCGAGGAGCTGACGGCGCTCTCCGCGTCGCTGCACCAGGCCCTCTCCGCCGCGGACAGCTCGGTCGTGAGCCGCCTGGGCTCGCTCAACCGCTCGGTCGACCAACTGGTGCGCATCGACGGGTCGCAGGAGGGCATGCGCGAGCTGTACGACACCGCGTACTACGCGCTCCAGGAGATGGGCGAGCGCATGGAGCGCTACGGCGCCACGGTGGAGCACGACCCTGCGCGGCTGGACGAGATCCGCCGCAGGCTGGACCTCATCTTCCGGCTCAAGTCGAAGTACGGCGACACGCTGGAGGAGGTGGTCGAGAAAGGCCGCGCCGCCCGCGCCGAGCTGGACCTGCTGGACGGCGCCGAGTTCGAGATGAGCGGCCTGCGCAAGCGCATCGCCGCCGCCGCCGCGGAGCTGGACGAGCGTGCGGCGGAGCTGACCGGGCGTCGCACCGAGGCCATGGAGCGCCTAGCGGGCGAGGTCAACGCGGTGCTGCCCGAGCTGGGGATGGCGGGCGGCGGCTTCCAGGCCGTGCGCATCCCGCTCGGCGCGCCCACGGCACACGGCGCCGAGGAGGTGGAGTTCCGCGTGGCGCTGAACAAGGGCTTCGATCCCAAGCCCATCTCGCAGGTCGCCTCCGGCGGCGAGCTGTCGCGCCTCATGCTGGCGCTGAAGACGATCCTGGCGCGCCTCGACTCCGTCCCCACGCTCATCTTCGACGAGGTGGACACGGGCATCGGCGGGCGCGTGGCGCTGCAGGTGGGCGACAAGATGCGGGAGGTGGCGGCGAGCCATCAGGTGTTCGCCATCACCCACCTTCCGCAGATCGCCTCTCGCGCGCACCTGCACCTGCTCGTACTCAAGCAGGAGCGCGACGGCAAGACTACCACCGAGGTCCGCCCGCTCGACGCCGACGGCCGCGTGCAGGAGATCGCCCGCATGCTCGGCGGCGACTCGGACAGCGCGGTATCGCTCGAGCACGCCCGCGAGCTCATCGGCCGCGCCGTAGCCGTCTAGCGCGCCGGTCG of the Longimicrobiaceae bacterium genome contains:
- the recN gene encoding DNA repair protein RecN; the encoded protein is MLSELRIRNFALIDRLSVRLGPGLNVLTGETGAGKSIIVGALSLLLGERASADVVRAGEERASVEGVFDVTGRDDLLRELDERGLEAEDGLVVLKREVAVEGRNRAWINGSPVTASVLGDLGRALVDLHGQHEHQTLLRRDEQRAILDAYAGNEAALAAVSAAHRAHGALRRELDALEERRRSAGERADFLRFQADEIEKASLKPGEEEELEDEARRLSHSEELTALSASLHQALSAADSSVVSRLGSLNRSVDQLVRIDGSQEGMRELYDTAYYALQEMGERMERYGATVEHDPARLDEIRRRLDLIFRLKSKYGDTLEEVVEKGRAARAELDLLDGAEFEMSGLRKRIAAAAAELDERAAELTGRRTEAMERLAGEVNAVLPELGMAGGGFQAVRIPLGAPTAHGAEEVEFRVALNKGFDPKPISQVASGGELSRLMLALKTILARLDSVPTLIFDEVDTGIGGRVALQVGDKMREVAASHQVFAITHLPQIASRAHLHLLVLKQERDGKTTTEVRPLDADGRVQEIARMLGGDSDSAVSLEHARELIGRAVAV